A region of the Cyanobium usitatum str. Tous genome:
AAAAACCACCAGCGAGTGATACCACATCTCGGAGTTTGCGCGAATTGTCAATATAAACTTGCTGCCTGGAAACGACGCATCAAGCGTTTGGTAGGTGTAAGGAAGGCTGAAGGGAATATCCTGGAATGCATCGGCTGTTTGGCAGAAGTCGGAGATGCGAGAAAAGTCGCGACGAGCCCAGTCGGTGATAAAGAGCTCTGCCACAGGCTGGCTTGCAACCCGATACCCAAGTTCTTCGAGAGCGACACGAACTGAGGTGGTTCCAGTCTTGTTAAAACCTATGCAAAAGACTTTACCTTCTCGTGATTGGACAGGAAGTTGCATGGGATGGGGCATTGTAGATTTCTCAGTGCGGCATTCACCAGGCACCGAAGGCCAGTTTCGGGGAAGTGGAACAGCGGTAAAAGCGTGCAATCCCTGAGTAGCAACAAACAAATAGGGACCCGAGATCAAGCACCACGATCAGGTGAAACCTCTCGTCAGCAACTGCTCCTTGCATCTACGAGGGGCAGCCGAGTGGGCCGGAGGCCAAAGTGCGCTGCCACAAAACTATAAAGTTCTTCTCCCCCCTGAGCTCGCGGTTTTCATTGCGGTGCTGGGCCAGCTCGGCTCTTTGATCGCTGTTGAGATGACCCAGTTGTTCATGGGAGTCAAAGACCGCAGCCGATGCGGACCTGACTCAGTTACCAAACCACGCTACCATTGTCCATTCCCAGCTGTAAAGACAAATCAGTGCGGCCGAGGTCTAGTGCGAGGAAGATCTCAACAGAATCCTGCCTTTGCGCGCTGTGAACCGGCACCGTATCTTTGACGGGTTAGTCATCAATGGAAAGTCTAAAGGTAATGACATAACTCCTATCGACCTTTCCACGAAGCCGGTGTATCAACATGCAATATACATGTATTGGCGAATTAGTTTCAATCTACGGTTTAAAGTGAACAAGCCTGCGGGTATCCCCGATGAAATTCCCGATCATTCGGCCAAATATTCCCCCCGTCAAAGCCTGGGCTGGTTATCTTGAAGAAGCATATGATTCGCGGCGGTTTTCCAACTACGGACCACTTTCCCGTCGCCTTGAGTCCTGGCTCGCCATGGAATGGGGCCAGGATTGTACAACTTGCGTTCTTACATCAAGCGGCACCGCAGCGGTTGCTGCTCCGCTCATTGCCAGCGGGATATCTGGCAGAGTCTTGCTGCCAGCCTTCACGTTCCCCGCTACTTACTCCGCCATCAAAATGGCAGGCGCTAAGCCGGTTCTCATAGACGTGTGCCCAGCCGATTGGCGAGTCTCCGCAGATGCCCTGGATGATGCCTTTGCAGCCACAGGTGCACAAGCGGCTATCGTCGTAAGCCCGTTCGGGCTACGGTCTGATTTTTCCACACACGCGAGAATTGCTTCTAGGCACGGAGCCATCCTGATCATCGATAATGCCGCAGGTCTCGGCGTTACACGCGTTCCCCTGGAGTCGTCAGATAATGTGTTCGAGGCATATTCGCTGCACGCTACGAAACCATTTGGGATCGGCGAAGGTGGTGCAATTTTTGCCAACCATTCATCTGAAACGGCACTTCGGAGGGCGCTTAACTTTGGCCTACCTGCCTCTGTGGCCGAGGAGTCGCCGGCGTGGGGAATCAACGGCAAGATTTCCGAGTTCCATGCTGCAGTCGGCTTGGCGGTGGCATCCGTTTTCATAGACCATCTCAGAGCCCGTCGTGCCATGGCAGCCCTCTACGCCGTTGCACTCGCAGACTTTCCGGAGGTGCGCTGCTGTATTGAATTGGACGATAGCGCCTGGCAGGTTTTTCCCCTGCTGCTCCCCACCCGTGAAGCGGCAGATTCATTTGAAGAGCACACTCGCCATCATGGGGTGGAAATTCGACGCTATTACAGCCCTTCGTTGTCTTCATACGCCTCAATTGAAAGAATGGCAAAATGCCATGTTTCGGAAGACCTGTCGCAACGCATGTGCTGCCTCCCCGTTTATTCAAATGCGAGCAAGGCTGAGGTGGCGGAGATAGTCGCCCATATAGCCTCATCACTTCGCCGGGCACTCCGGCGGATTTGAGTCATAAACATAAAGGCCGACATGATGCTTGCAGTAGTAGAGTCTTTGACGCAAAGACTTTGCAATCAAAAAGCTTCTACGCCGGATCAGGTTGAACAATTGCTACCTTAAGACTAAACACAGCAGTTGACAATTCTTCGCATTCTACTGTTGGGCTGTGCATGGGCTTTGCGGGTCTTTCAGCTTTAGCCTGGAGAAGGATTAATCAGTCACTACTATAACGAGAGTCCCAAC
Encoded here:
- a CDS encoding DegT/DnrJ/EryC1/StrS family aminotransferase; this translates as MKFPIIRPNIPPVKAWAGYLEEAYDSRRFSNYGPLSRRLESWLAMEWGQDCTTCVLTSSGTAAVAAPLIASGISGRVLLPAFTFPATYSAIKMAGAKPVLIDVCPADWRVSADALDDAFAATGAQAAIVVSPFGLRSDFSTHARIASRHGAILIIDNAAGLGVTRVPLESSDNVFEAYSLHATKPFGIGEGGAIFANHSSETALRRALNFGLPASVAEESPAWGINGKISEFHAAVGLAVASVFIDHLRARRAMAALYAVALADFPEVRCCIELDDSAWQVFPLLLPTREAADSFEEHTRHHGVEIRRYYSPSLSSYASIERMAKCHVSEDLSQRMCCLPVYSNASKAEVAEIVAHIASSLRRALRRI
- a CDS encoding sulfotransferase, which encodes MQLPVQSREGKVFCIGFNKTGTTSVRVALEELGYRVASQPVAELFITDWARRDFSRISDFCQTADAFQDIPFSLPYTYQTLDASFPGSKFILTIRANSEMWYHSLVVFHSKLFGGGKMPTEDDLARADYCYRGWVLFAMRTIYAYPAGDPYNKKCLIRAYESHIASVQEYFSGRSADLLTVDLATKASYQRFCKFLGKTPLRPFFPWENRGS